In Caballeronia sp. SBC1, the DNA window TTTGCCGTGGGACGGCACGGCGACGGGTGATCTCCTCGTACGCGGTCATTGGGTCACGCAGGCGTACTTCGGGCATGACGGCAGATCGCCGCTGCACGACGGCTGGTTTCCGACCGGCGACGTGGCAAGGATCGATCCGGACGGCTTCATGCAGATTACGGATCGCAGCAAGGACGTCATCAAGTCCGGCGGGGAATGGATCAGTTCGACCGACATCGAAAACGTCGCGTATCTGCACCCCGACGTCACGACGGCGGTTTGCATCGCCGCGCGGCATCCGAAGTGGGACGAGCGACCGCTGCTGCTAATCGTGAAGAAGCCTGGCAGTGGACTCGCCGCAGATGAACTGCTCACGTTCTTTGACGGCCGGGTTGCGAAGTGGTGGAAGCCGGAGGCCGTGGTGTTCGTCGACTCGGTTCCGCTCGGTGCAACTGGCAAGGTGCTCAAGAACCAGTTACGGGATCAGTTCGGCGATTACTACCTGTCGGCCTGAGACGCCGGCAAGGTAACAACACAGGTTCATTCGAGCAACAAAATCATAAGCCACCGGGTCCACCCGGGGCGCCCCGAACCCGGAGGAGACGCAATGAGATTTAAATCATATAGATTGGCAGTGCTGATAGTATTTTCCGCATCGGCGCATGCCCAGTCGTCGGTTACGCTATATGGCGTACTCGACAGTGGATTCCTGTATCAGAGCACCTCGGCCGCGACGTTCTCTCCGAGAGCGCCTAACCTGGGGCATGTCTATGAACTCAAGGACGGCGGCATCTATTCCAGCTACTGGGGCCTGAAGGGAAGCGAAGACATAGGCGGTGGCTACAAGATTACGTTCAAGCTGCAAGGCACGTTCAACACCACGAACGGCAAGTTCGGGTTGTCCGATACGCCGGGCACGACCGCGCTCTTCAACCAGTATGCGACGGTTGGCGCAACCGGGCCGTTTGGCACGTTCGACGCCGGCCGGCAGATCATCCCGATGATCTACGCAATGGCGGAAACCGATGTACGCGGGGCGCAGTATTTCGGCAGCATCCTGACTTCGTGGCTGGGCGTCAATCAGGCGGCCGGCTGGCCCGGTACCAGCACGAACGCTCCAATCGGCGCCCTCTATGACAGCAACGCGCTGGTCTACAATTCGCCGAAATTCTATGGCACCTCCCTTGCGCTCGAGTACGCGCCGGGCGGGGTCGCGGGACAGTTTCAGGGCGGCACGCGCGAGTCAGCCGTGCTCAAGTATTCGAATTACGGTCTGAACCTGTCCGCGGTGTACTACAACGGGCATGACACCAACCCGTATCCGCTGACTTATCCAGCGGCTCCGGCGGTGCCAGAGACAGGCTCGAGCAATAACCGCTTCTACTATTTCGGTGCGATGTATACGATCAGCGGCCTTTCAGTATCCGCCTCGTACGCTATCGGCAAGAACCCGGCGAAGAGCAATAGCGTCGACTTCGAAATGGCCTCGGGCGGCCTTGGCTATCAGTTCAATCCGGCCTTCAAGATCACGTCCGGCTACTACTACCTGAAGGACCGGAACAACTCGGCGAATCACTCGAGCGAGTTCGCAGTAGGTGCGGAGTACAACCTGTCCGCGAGGACCAAGGCGTACGCGCAGGTTGGATATGTCAACAACAAGGGGACGATGAACCAGACGATCATCTATGGAGCCCCGGTTGCGCCCGGTGTCTCCACCACTGCGGCCATGGTCGGCATTCGCCATAGCTTCTGATTGCGTCACCTTCATGAACCGGAGTAATCCATGAAAACAAATAAGGCACTCGAGCTGGCGGTCGCCGCATGGTTCTTTGCAGCGTCCGCAACCGCGTGGTCCCAGCCCGTTGGAGCAGCTAGTGCATCGGCCGGTGCGCAAGGCGCGTCCGAGATGGCGGCATCGGGCGCCGTGGCTCCTGCTGGCAGGAAGGCGGACCGTGCCCTGCGCCGCAGTGTTTATGCCGCTATCGGGAAGGACAAGGAAATCAGCGCCGGAGACATCAGTGTCATCGCGAAAGACGGCGCGGTGACACTGAATGGCACGGTCACGGAAGCGGCCCAGATCGGCAAGGCTAAAGCATTGGCCAGGGGCGTTTCCGGAGTGACGTCGGTGACCAACAAGCTGACGGTGAAGAAACCGTTTGGCGGCATGTAAACCGCCGTAGTCAAGCACGGAGTACGGCGAGGTCGAAGACAACTCGTCACGCCGACTTCTACCAATCAGGGACGACGCCCGATTGGGCGGCCCCGCACGGCCACCGCCTCCTTGCGAGTGAGAGAGGACGCTATACGAATGACAGCAGCATGTCGCCTTGAGGCATTCCGAGCACACAACAGCGGCCGCGGCTTACCTACCAGTCACAGCTCTGCTTATGCCACCTTCGATCCGTAGTCTTGCTACCAATTGAGTCTCAGCCCGGCCTCGGTTGCCCGATGCCGATCGTCGTCGTCCGCATGCAGGTACTGACTCGTGGTCGAGATCGATTCATGGCCAAGATTGTCCCGCACGTATCGCAGATCAACTTGCCCGTCCATCATGTGCGAGCCTGCCGTGTGCCGTAGCCAATGCGCGGACGCCTGGCGCAAGCGTTCGGTAGCGCGCTCGTGCGCGTCGCCGGTTGATTGCAGATAGTCGATCGCGTTGTCGAACACCTGTTTAATGATCAGGTGCACACCACCACGGGTCAGCGTCCGGTGAGATCCGCCGATCGGCAACAGCAGCGGTGTCGTTTCACCGCCGAAGGGAAGGGCCGCGAGATCGTAGTATCGACGATAGCGGGTCAGCTCCGCCATCAGCTCAGTCGTCGCCGGCAGCAAACGTTCCTTGTTGCCCTTGCCTGTGATCGCCAGCCACCATCGGTCCTGGCCGTCGCGATCGCGCCGTCTAAAAATTTCCCATCGGATTGCTCACGACTTCCGAGATGCGCAGCCCCATCAGGTACAGGAGCGAGATCAGCCAGCGCACGCGCGCGAGACCGCGCCAAAGCAGGGGCTTGAATCGGCCCCGAAAAAATAACCGAAGGAGGTGTTTATAGTGGGTCGATGGACTCCGACTCCTCCGAAGCCACTTCCGTTCTCCAGCTGCGAATCAGTCTGCGAGGCGTTAGCCCGCCGGTCTGGCGGCGACTCCTAATTCCCGAGCAGATCGCGATTGCGCAGATGCATCATGTGATGCAGCTCGCCATGGGCTGGCACGACCGTCACCTGTACCGCTTCGTCATCCGCGCATGGCATTACGGTGGACATCGGGATGGTGCGTTACAGTTCTTCGACGGCCCAGACACCCTGTCTTTGGCTGCGTTTGGCCTGCACGAACATGAGCGCTTCACCTATCTGTACGACTTCACCTCGTGGTGGTTACATGACGTGCGCGTCAAGCGGCGAACGTACAACCACTGGTCAACGCCCCTACCACGCTGCGTAGCGGGCGCCGGGCGTTGTCCGCCAGAAGACGCCGGAGGTCCCGAGAGATATATGAATGCTCTGGAAGTTCATAGCGAGCACGAGTTTCTCGAGTGGATCGAGACTTTACGCGAAAGCCAGATCGAGGTGAACGATCTACGCGTTGAGGTCGATGAATGGCTGATCTGGCTGGATCGGTGTTTCGACCGGTGTGCGGCGAATGAGCGGCTGCAGACGCTTGCGCGGTAAACCGATCGCTTAAGCGACGGTTGAGCGGGAGGCTGCGATGCAGATCAGCGTGCAGATTGTAGTTCGGACGGAAGTCGACGAGCCAGCGAGCGTCACGGAGATTGCACACTTTGAGCGAGTATGCTTCGATGCCGGTTCACTCGGTTTGCATCTCGACGAGGGGAAGTCGCTGCTGGGCCGGTTGCAGCGTTCAATGATCGGTGCCCAGGCCGCTGAGGCAATGGCTCGAATGAGCGTGTGTCCGGAGTGCGGTTCCGGTCTGACCGTCAAAGGCCACCATCGGCTGGTCTACCGCTCCGTCTTTGGTCGGCTATCGATCGACAGCCCGCGGTTGTACCAGTGCCGTTGTTCCGGAAGCGGGCGACGGTCCGTCAGTCCACTGGCCCGTTGCCTGCGTGAGCGGACGAGTCCGGAGCTGCAGTATTTGCAAGCCAAATTTGCCGCGTTGAGGTCCTGCGGGCTGACCGTCCGGGTACTGGGGGAGGTGTTACCGCTTGAGCATGTGCTGGCGGCCACCACGATCCGGAGACGCGTCGCCACACTGGGCCGTCGCCTTGATAGCTCGAGGGCAGCGGTCGCCGTCGAGCAACGGCGATGCACAGATCTGCCTGCTGGCCGATGCAACATTCCTCAGCACAGTTTAGTGCGCGCTGTCGGCATTGACGGCGGCTATATCCGGCTCGCCGGGCACAGTAGTCGACAGGACGGCTGGTTCGAAGTCGTCGTCGGGAAATCACTGCGCGACGACGGTAGCGGACACAGCTTCGCGTACGTTCATACACTCGAGCACGCGCCCGTCGATCGTATGCTGGCGTTTCTCGCGCAGGAAGGCGTCGCCGCGGATCAGCCGGTGACTTTCCTGTCCGATGGAGGCGACACCGTGCGCCGCGCCCAGCTCGACTTTGGCGATTGTGTACTCGACTGGTTTCACGTCGCCATGCGGGTACAAAATCTCGAACAGATGATCAAGGGGCTGCCGGACCGCGACGAACGGCCATGCGCCGAAGTGCTGATTGATGGGCTGCGCAGTGCAAAGTGGCACCTCTGGCACGGCTGCCCCTATCCGGCACTGCGGCGGCTTGAAAGCCTGGGTTGGGAACTCGCCACGGATGGCAGTCCCGAGGAGGCCAGGTTGCTGGCCAGACTGGAGGAGTTCATCGGCTACATCGAGAATAACCAGCGCTTTATCGTGAACTACGGGGACCGCTACCGTCATGGCGAGCCGATCACGTCGAGCTTCGTCGAGTCGGCGGTCAACCAGGTGGTCAGTAAGCGCTTTGTGAAGCGGCAGCAATGGCGTGGCGACCGGCTCATGCGCAAGGCCTTCTGCAGGTGAGGACTGCCGTCCTGAATGAGCATCTGCGATCATGCTTCGAGCGATGGTATCCAGCGCTCGCAGGCAACGATCATGCTCGCCATATCGCAGCGTAGAGCCCCCGCTTTGGCGCGGTCTCCTTCAAGGCAATCGTTCAGCCGTTCTCGCCGGAAGACCGCCTTCGGCTATTCCATGACAACACGGCGCGTGTTTACGGGTTGTGAAGGTGATTCAGTGCATTCGCCGCGATCAAACCATCTTGCTTGAGCAAGGCCCATAGCTCGCCGAGGTGCTCAGGGTGCTGTCGCCGTACCGGCGGGAACACATCAACCGGTTCGGAGACTATCTACTGGATCTCCAGCGCCCCGTTCCACCGCTCGATTCGACCATCGATTTCGCATTCAAATCAGCCGCTTAGGCTGAGATGTGGCGGATTTTTAACGAATCCCGGCCAAACCTCTAGAGCGGGGGGCGCTAAGGCTTGAATCTTTTTGGAAGCGGCTGGCCGTGCTTGATGAAAAGCCGGGCCAGATAAGAGGGAGACTCGACGCCAACTGCCATCGATGCAGCCAGCACCGTGGTGCCTGACACGCTTAGAAGTTCTGCTGCACGTGCGACGCGCTGCCGCGTTTGATAATCGCCGATACTTTCGCCCGTCGACTCACGAAAAATGCGGGTGAGATGGCGGCGGGACAAAGAGAATTCGTCGGCAATCCGATCGAGATCGAGTTGTTCCGTTAGCGTTGAGCTCAGGAACAGTTTGACATCGTCGATCAGGTGCTTGTGTCTGTCCACAATGGCCGGGCGAAGCGCGGGACTCAATCCCGCTTCGACACACGCGGTTGCCACGAGACGATCGACCAGGTCCTGCCGATCGCGCGAAAAGTCGTCGGGCTCGTGAACCGCAAGCTGGCTCTGCAGCCTGATTGCGCCGAGCAGGGACCGATTGACGCTGCAGACCATGACCTTGCTCACGGACAACGTTCTGTTCGCTTTTTTCTCGCAGTAGGAGACGAAGTCGCTCTCGACATACACGGCGATATGTTCGTTCTCCGTGCAGTGACTTCCCGTTTCGTGAAGAAGACTGGGACGGACAACTGCGAGCGTGGCCGGGGCAATTTTGACTGGCCGGTCATTAGCTTCCGACGACAGCGCCAGTACGCCGCGCCGCGGCACGAGGAACATGTATTCCTCGTGTTTGTGCAACGCGGTTGAATATCCGGTTTCCGCGACACGACACACCGCCGAGACATGGCCCGGAGAAATGTGCGAGGACGCGGTTTGATATGTCATGACGTGCTTTCCGTCGCGAACGGCCAAGAATGTGAACGCTTAAATGAACGCGCCGGCCCTACTACGCGACGCTGATAGGCAGCATAACACCGGCAAAAAGTTCTTTCGGTTCCTCTTTCTGCCTGCCTCAGTGCCGGAGCAGCCTCTCGCTTAGCGGGATAAGGCCAATCAAGCGGGGCGTCGCCGAAAGTATTTCCAGCGCAAAAGCCCTTGAAACAAAGCCACCAGGCGGACCAATGATCCGTCATGGCCCGATTGTTATCAAACAATGGCCCAAGCGAGCGCGAAAAAACAAATCGACTCGCGCATCCTAGCGCCAGGATAAAAGGAGTCGATCTTGTTAATTGTTGGTTACAGAGTTTCCATGCAGCCTTGCCTGACGCGCACTGATCAGCGTCGTACGCGCGCCGTTTCGAATAAGCGCAACCAGCGCAATCATGCCCTCGACGGTTGCCTCCCAAACTCCGTTCGAGCGGAAAGGGGGCGTCTATGAGCGCGCATGAAATCCATCTGGTACGCGTTTTCGCAGCAAGCAAAGACGGCGGCAATCCCGCTCCGATCATCCTCAATGCGGATCGCCTGTCCGACAATGAGATGCGCTCGATCGCTGGGGAGCACGGGCGCGAAAGCGCCTTCGTACTGCGTCCCGAAGACGCCAGTCACACGTTCCGGTTCCGATTCTTCGTGCCGAATCACGAGATGGAAATGTGCGGCCACGCAACGCTGGGTGCGCTGTGGCTTCTCCGAAAACTAGGCGTGTGGACCACGAAGCGGGCATTGATCGAAACCAGGAGCGGTGTCGTCGAGGCGCGGATCCGGCCCGTCACCGACGTGATAGAAGTCAGCCAGCCGGCAGGCGTGGTGCAGCCTGTGGACGATGCTGGCCTGCTGGCCGCGACACTCGATGTGATGAACTTATCGGCGAGCGACCTGCTGCCGGTCGGCATTGTCAACGCCACCACAAGTCGTACTAAGACGCTGATCCCGCTCAAGTCCGTGGCGCAGTTGCATGCCTTACGGCCGAAATTCGAACGCGTTGAAGCGTTGTGCAGTTCGTTGAATTCAACTGGATTGTATCCGTTCGCTGTCGACGCAGAAAAATCGGACGCGCTCCAGGCGCGGCAGTTTCCGCGCTCTTCCGGCTATCCCGAGGACGTCGCGACAGGCATTGCCGCGGCTGCACTGCTGTACGGCGCCCGGCACTATGGATTGCTCTCCGGGCATGCGGACGGCGTGCACGTTCATCAGGGCGTGGCAATGGGCCGGCCATCGGAAATCTCCGTTGAATTCAGAGATTCGCTCGACACTGCTCGGGGTTGCTGGATCAGCGGCGCCGTGCAATGCGACGATCCGATTGGTAACCAGGCTGATGAGTTGCTTCGGGAAAGACCATGAACTTCTACACGAATGAAGAGGTACGCTCGGCGCTATCGGCTCAGAGCGCTATCGACGCGCTTCGCGATGCTTATCTCGAGCTGGCCCATGGCGATGCCGCCGTGCAGGTTCGAAGCCGCATTGCGATCCCCACGGCGAAATTCAGCACGATGTCCGCCATGCTCGGATCGGCGAATATTGCGGCGGTGAAGATGTACACGACGCTCGACGGGCAGTTCTCGTTTTTCGTCGCGTTGATGTCATTGGACGACGGACGGCTGCTCGCCATGATGGAAGCCGACGCGCTGACGCGCTTCCGCACAGCCGCGACGACAGCGCTCGCGGCGCAGCATCTGGCGAGACCGGCGAGCAAGAGCATCGGCATATTCGGAAGCGGTGTGCAGGCGAGCGCTCACGCCGAGATGCTGATCTCGCGGTTCGCTATTGAAGACGCACTGATACGCAGCAACGACATTGAAAGTGCGGAGCGGCTCGCTGTCGACTTGAGGCAGCGGTTCAACGTCCGCGTTTCGCTGGCCTCAGCCGAGGAGGCGGCAGGATCGGACATCGTGGTGCTCGCCACGCGCTCTTCCACCCCGGTCATGCGAGGTATGTGGCTCAAGCCCGGCAGCTTCATTGCCGCCATTGGTGCGACGCGTCCCGACCAGCGCGAGATGGACGACGAAACGATCAGCCGCAGCACCGACATCGTGGTCGACTGGCTTGTGCAAACGCCCGCAGAGTCCGGCGATCTGGCGCTTGCGCCGCCCACATTGCTGGCAACCAAAAAGATTACTGACCTTTGCGCCGTGATCGAAGCCGGCATGGTCCGCCGGGACGACTGTGCCGACATTGTGGTGTACAAGGCGGTCGGCATGGCTTTACAGGATGCAGCCATCGCCAACCTCGTCCATCTGACACTCGGCAAGAGAACTCGATAAGCAAACTCGCTAAGAACGCTACAACCGTTCTTTCTCCAATCTTTATATCCATCCACCGCGTCATGAGAGCGCGCAGGGTTGCTCTCATCGACCCGACCAACTACCATTTCAGGGAGACCCAAATGAATACCTTTCATCGCACATTCACGTATATAACGTTAGGATTCCTTTTATTGATCACAAGATCAGTGTTTGCCGATGACCTGGGGCCTACGCTCGACAAGATTCAGAAATCCGACGTTGTCGTGATTGGCCACCGGGAAGCATCCATTCCCTTTTCCTATTACGATGAAAACCAACATGTCATTGGCTTTTCGCAGGACCTTTGTCAGAAGGTTATCGACGCCATCAAAGTCAAGCTGAACAAGCCCGACCTTAAGGTGCGCATGGTTCCGGTGAATTCCCAGAACAGAATTGTCCTGGTACAGAACGGCACGGTCGACCTCGAGTGCGGTGTCACCACCAACACGAACGCCCGGCATGAACAGGTTGCGTTTTCAGATACGTTCTTCGTAACGCTCACGCGGTTGCTGGTCAACAAGAATTCCGGCGTGAAGGATTTCAGCGATCTCGCCAATCAAACCGTCGTGACCAACGCGGGCACCACAGCCGAAGCCATCCTGCGTCATCTAAACGTCGAAAAGAAGCTGGATATGAGCATCATCTCTACGAAAGACTATGGGGAATCGTTCCTGACTTTGCAAACCGGCCGCGCCAGGGCTTTCATGCTGGACGATGTGTTGCTGTATGGCGCGCGCACCCTGGCAACGACACCGTCCGACTGGATAGTGACCGGAACCGCCCAATCTAAAGAACCCTATGCGTTCATGATGCGCAAAGACGATCCGCAGTTCAAGCAACTGGTCGACGACGCACTGACCAAGACCATGAAGTCAGGCGACATCAATAGCTTGTTCGCCAAGTGGTTCCAGAAGCCTGTTCCGCCGAAAAATATCAACTTCGATTTCGCGATGAGCCCGGAACTGCGGGCGCTTTACGCAAATCCGAACGATCAAGCCGCCTATTAAACGTCGGGGCGCGAAAGGACAAAGCTTCATTCGCGCCACTAGCCTCGTGTCTTGCAGGCGTCCACCGCAGGTGTCGCCTGAGCACGTGACGAAAGCGAAACGCGAAACCGCTCCAGGAGGAAATACATGGCCCATGGCCTCGATACAAACAAGGTGACCCAACGAGCGCAGGTGCGGCCGGGTGAACTCGACACGCTCGCGATTCGTCAAGCGAGAGTCGATCTCGCAGCGTGCTTCCGCATGGCGGCGCGGCTTGGCATGCAAGAGGGCGTTTGTAATCATCTGTCGGCTGTGCTTCCCGGTCGCGACGACTTGTTCCTCGTGAACGCGTTCGGGTACGCGTTCGAGGAGATCACTGCCTCGAACCTGCTGGTATGTGACCTTTATGGCAATGTCATAGAGGGGGAGGGTATCCCCGAAATCACGGCGTTCTACATTCATGCACGCGTACATCTAGGACAACCACGGATCAAGGTCGCCTTCCATACGCACATGCCGAACGCGACCGCATTGACGATGGTGCAGGGTGCTCCGCTGCTTTGGGCCGGGCAGACGGCGCTCAAGTTTTTTGGCAGAACCGCCGTGGATCCGCTCTTCAACGGACTCGCGCTCGATGAGACCGAGGGCGATCGGATTGCCGATGCTATTGGCACTGCCGACGTGGTGTTCATGAAGAATCATGGCGTGATGATTTTAGGCAGCAGCATTGCGGACGCATGGGACGACATGTACTACCTGGAGCGAGCCTGCGAGGTTCAGCGACTGGCACTGTCGACGGGGCTTCCGTTACAGTTGATCGATCGCGACATGGCCGAGCAGACTTATCGGCAGATGCGCTCGGGCGGCCGTGAAAGCGCGCGCCGTCATCTCGAGAGCATCAAGCGAATCCTGAACAAACACGATCCCGATTACGCACTTTAAACTCGGAATGCACGGCTTTGCTGGATTCTGGAGCGGCCGCCGGCGCGTTATCCGATTTGGAGTATCAGCGTTCATGTCCATGACCATTCGGACGCCACGTGGCGCCTACAGCGAGGCACGCCAGCTTCGCCACGTTTCATGAGCCAGCCGCCATCAAGACCCGCCGAGCCACGCTACCGCATGACTTAAAGGTCAATCCGTACCCTGGAACTCAAGATGTCCTACCACTGGAATTGGGGCGTTTTCCTAAGCCCTGTATCAACCGGCGAGCCGACAACCTATCTCGGCTGGCTCATTTCCGGTTTCTGGGTGACCGTTACCGTGTCGCTCGCGTCATGGGTCGTAGCGCTGGTGGTCGGCTCGTTGTTCGGCATTCTGCGCACCGTGCCCAACAGGAAGCTGGCCGCTATTGGCACCGGTTATGTCGCCATCTTTCGTAATATCCCGCTGCTCGTGCAGTTTTTCATCTGGTATCTCGTGATACCGGAATTGCTGCCTGTTTCCATCGGCAACTGGTTCAAGCAGTTGCCGCCAAACGCGCAGTTCTATTCGTCATCCATCATCTGCCTCGGGTTGTTCACCGGAGCACGCGTGTGCGAGCAAGTGCGCTCGGGCATCAACGCCTTGCCGCGCGGACAGCGCGCCGCCGGTCTCGCGATGGGCTTCACCGAATGGCAGACGTATCGATACATCCTGATGCCCGTCGCCTACCGGATCATCGTGCCGCCGCTGACGTCGGAGTTTTTGAACGTGTTCAAGAACTCCGCGGTGGCATCGACTATCGGCTTGCTTGAATTGTCGGCACAGGCGCGACAGCTTGTGGATTACACCGCGCAGTCGTATGAGTCGTTCATCGCCGTGACGCTTGCCTACATGCTGATCAATCTGGTCGTCATGCAACTGATGCGCTGGGTCGAAGCCAAAACCCGGTTGCCCGGCTACATTGGAGGCAAGTGATGCATCATTTCAATTGGAGCAGTGTGCTGAGTTCGCTGCCCACGCTGTGGACCGGCGCCATTATCACCTTCAAGATCACGGTGCTTGCGCTTGTGTTCGGGATTCTCTGGGGCACCGTGCTCGCGTTGTTTCGCTTGTCGGGCATCAAGCCGCTTGAATGGTTCGCGAAGGGGTATGTGACGCTGTTCCGTTCCATCCCGCTCGTGATGGTGTTGCTGTGGTTCTTTTTGATCGTGCCGCAATTCCTGCAAAATGTGCTGGGGTTATCGCCGGAAATCGATATCCGGCTTGCTTCCGCCATGGTCGCGTTCTCGCTGTTCGAGGCCGCGTATTATTCGGAAATCATCCGTGCCGGCATTCAGGCGGTGTCGCGCGGGCAGGTGAACGCGGCGTTCGCGCTCGGCATGACGTACACGCAGTCCATGAGGCTGATTGTGCTGCCGCAGGCGTTTCGCGCGATGGTGCCGCTGCTGCTCACGCAGGCTATCGTATTGTTCCAGGATACGTCGCTGGTGTATGTGATCAGCCTCGCGGACTTTTTCCGCACGGCAACGAATGTGGGTGATCGCGACGGTACGACCGTCGAAATGGTGTTGTTCGCCGGCGCCTGTTATTTCGTGGTGTGCCTGGCCGCATCCGGTCTCGTCAAAAGTCTTCAGAAAAAGGTCGCTCGATGATCTCACTCAAGAATGTTTCGAAATGGTATGGCCCGTTTCAAGTGCTCACCGATTGCACGACGGAAGTCAAAAAAGGCGAAGTAGTGGTGGTGTGCGGTCCTTCGGGCTCGGGCAAGTCGACGCTGATTAAAACCGTGAACGGACTCGAGCCGTTCCAGAAGGGCGAGATCACGATCAACGGGCAGTCGATTGGCGACAAGAAAACCAACCTGTCGAAGCTGCGCTCGAAGGTCGGCATGGTGTTTCAGCACTTCGAACTGTTCCCGCATCTGACGATCGTGCAGAACCTGACGCTGGCTCAGATCAAGGTGCTGGGACGCTCGAAGGACGAAGCAACGGTCAAGGGATTGAAGCTGCTGGAGCGCGTGGGCTTAAGCACGCACGCTGACAAGTTCCCCGGCCAGCTTTCCGGCGGGCAGCAGCAGCGGGTGGCGATTGCACGGGCGTTATCGATGGATCCGATCGCCATGCTCTTCGATGAACCCACGTCCGCGCTGGACCCGGAGATGATCAACGAAGTGCTCGACGTC includes these proteins:
- a CDS encoding BON domain-containing protein translates to MKTNKALELAVAAWFFAASATAWSQPVGAASASAGAQGASEMAASGAVAPAGRKADRALRRSVYAAIGKDKEISAGDISVIAKDGAVTLNGTVTEAAQIGKAKALARGVSGVTSVTNKLTVKKPFGGM
- the gltK gene encoding glutamate/aspartate ABC transporter permease GltK, producing the protein MHHFNWSSVLSSLPTLWTGAIITFKITVLALVFGILWGTVLALFRLSGIKPLEWFAKGYVTLFRSIPLVMVLLWFFLIVPQFLQNVLGLSPEIDIRLASAMVAFSLFEAAYYSEIIRAGIQAVSRGQVNAAFALGMTYTQSMRLIVLPQAFRAMVPLLLTQAIVLFQDTSLVYVISLADFFRTATNVGDRDGTTVEMVLFAGACYFVVCLAASGLVKSLQKKVAR
- a CDS encoding AraC family transcriptional regulator: MTYQTASSHISPGHVSAVCRVAETGYSTALHKHEEYMFLVPRRGVLALSSEANDRPVKIAPATLAVVRPSLLHETGSHCTENEHIAVYVESDFVSYCEKKANRTLSVSKVMVCSVNRSLLGAIRLQSQLAVHEPDDFSRDRQDLVDRLVATACVEAGLSPALRPAIVDRHKHLIDDVKLFLSSTLTEQLDLDRIADEFSLSRRHLTRIFRESTGESIGDYQTRQRVARAAELLSVSGTTVLAASMAVGVESPSYLARLFIKHGQPLPKRFKP
- a CDS encoding ornithine cyclodeaminase family protein, which encodes MNFYTNEEVRSALSAQSAIDALRDAYLELAHGDAAVQVRSRIAIPTAKFSTMSAMLGSANIAAVKMYTTLDGQFSFFVALMSLDDGRLLAMMEADALTRFRTAATTALAAQHLARPASKSIGIFGSGVQASAHAEMLISRFAIEDALIRSNDIESAERLAVDLRQRFNVRVSLASAEEAAGSDIVVLATRSSTPVMRGMWLKPGSFIAAIGATRPDQREMDDETISRSTDIVVDWLVQTPAESGDLALAPPTLLATKKITDLCAVIEAGMVRRDDCADIVVYKAVGMALQDAAIANLVHLTLGKRTR
- a CDS encoding plasmid pRiA4b ORF-3 family protein, which encodes MDSDSSEATSVLQLRISLRGVSPPVWRRLLIPEQIAIAQMHHVMQLAMGWHDRHLYRFVIRAWHYGGHRDGALQFFDGPDTLSLAAFGLHEHERFTYLYDFTSWWLHDVRVKRRTYNHWSTPLPRCVAGAGRCPPEDAGGPERYMNALEVHSEHEFLEWIETLRESQIEVNDLRVEVDEWLIWLDRCFDRCAANERLQTLAR
- a CDS encoding glutamate/aspartate ABC transporter substrate-binding protein; this translates as MNTFHRTFTYITLGFLLLITRSVFADDLGPTLDKIQKSDVVVIGHREASIPFSYYDENQHVIGFSQDLCQKVIDAIKVKLNKPDLKVRMVPVNSQNRIVLVQNGTVDLECGVTTNTNARHEQVAFSDTFFVTLTRLLVNKNSGVKDFSDLANQTVVTNAGTTAEAILRHLNVEKKLDMSIISTKDYGESFLTLQTGRARAFMLDDVLLYGARTLATTPSDWIVTGTAQSKEPYAFMMRKDDPQFKQLVDDALTKTMKSGDINSLFAKWFQKPVPPKNINFDFAMSPELRALYANPNDQAAY
- a CDS encoding porin → MRFKSYRLAVLIVFSASAHAQSSVTLYGVLDSGFLYQSTSAATFSPRAPNLGHVYELKDGGIYSSYWGLKGSEDIGGGYKITFKLQGTFNTTNGKFGLSDTPGTTALFNQYATVGATGPFGTFDAGRQIIPMIYAMAETDVRGAQYFGSILTSWLGVNQAAGWPGTSTNAPIGALYDSNALVYNSPKFYGTSLALEYAPGGVAGQFQGGTRESAVLKYSNYGLNLSAVYYNGHDTNPYPLTYPAAPAVPETGSSNNRFYYFGAMYTISGLSVSASYAIGKNPAKSNSVDFEMASGGLGYQFNPAFKITSGYYYLKDRNNSANHSSEFAVGAEYNLSARTKAYAQVGYVNNKGTMNQTIIYGAPVAPGVSTTAAMVGIRHSF
- a CDS encoding aldolase, producing the protein MAHGLDTNKVTQRAQVRPGELDTLAIRQARVDLAACFRMAARLGMQEGVCNHLSAVLPGRDDLFLVNAFGYAFEEITASNLLVCDLYGNVIEGEGIPEITAFYIHARVHLGQPRIKVAFHTHMPNATALTMVQGAPLLWAGQTALKFFGRTAVDPLFNGLALDETEGDRIADAIGTADVVFMKNHGVMILGSSIADAWDDMYYLERACEVQRLALSTGLPLQLIDRDMAEQTYRQMRSGGRESARRHLESIKRILNKHDPDYAL
- a CDS encoding amino acid ABC transporter permease, with product MSYHWNWGVFLSPVSTGEPTTYLGWLISGFWVTVTVSLASWVVALVVGSLFGILRTVPNRKLAAIGTGYVAIFRNIPLLVQFFIWYLVIPELLPVSIGNWFKQLPPNAQFYSSSIICLGLFTGARVCEQVRSGINALPRGQRAAGLAMGFTEWQTYRYILMPVAYRIIVPPLTSEFLNVFKNSAVASTIGLLELSAQARQLVDYTAQSYESFIAVTLAYMLINLVVMQLMRWVEAKTRLPGYIGGK
- a CDS encoding PhzF family phenazine biosynthesis protein encodes the protein MSAHEIHLVRVFAASKDGGNPAPIILNADRLSDNEMRSIAGEHGRESAFVLRPEDASHTFRFRFFVPNHEMEMCGHATLGALWLLRKLGVWTTKRALIETRSGVVEARIRPVTDVIEVSQPAGVVQPVDDAGLLAATLDVMNLSASDLLPVGIVNATTSRTKTLIPLKSVAQLHALRPKFERVEALCSSLNSTGLYPFAVDAEKSDALQARQFPRSSGYPEDVATGIAAAALLYGARHYGLLSGHADGVHVHQGVAMGRPSEISVEFRDSLDTARGCWISGAVQCDDPIGNQADELLRERP